From Fusarium oxysporum f. sp. lycopersici 4287 chromosome 10, whole genome shotgun sequence, the proteins below share one genomic window:
- a CDS encoding hypothetical protein (At least one base has a quality score < 10) — protein sequence MTSPKATISNRGQENDDTLIEPVLSSPLSTPQTTSPELVSFQSLADQTSTPLSIMDDSCFLDIDKFIASGLESSSVCSVGLDKPTASSSQSPVITAGSPARPSDPSTKSQRNADPLGCTGTDADGGLAEQTRAAHEDNVSGSIENESKLQQTSNRQSYRRSQEYDQTKPSEAIAQPKVISPVGAASNTTGFAAQNSSAPSNTGEPSLGFRGPHSDQHEYRIDSSSRNPQYETALASGGPLSVERLPASGIATAQAQASSHCSAPQSATQAMSSTASTSNNSVPPGHQRHRNGHSSHDSRDNDFAPSHTTSLTSRVGGIKLDTSFVKPTPRPIVRTAPDSPSLNIQHPTPDITSQARSGAYVGNIAQLEATAERLSMTSSIDDAIRDLHTELKRSDSRRSSILAASVKASGSIDDYTSNPGSAIEQLRRHPSIASSIVSTNNAARHGGYSPGGYVLSPNHSFTGRLRSGSKNSAGRPDFDLDTVLSRHGPGKASVRSVRSTKVSLAEISESEPIALTQDVLDMADKTLVKNPEGESLLPDELRDANMPATDVFQNMMGDDDFMNSKNEHPHPDASTGLLADQESRDPQRPGSSHSDTTFQQCQDAFGDFDGVHWVPEQDDPYSLPDDLEPQPQPRPRQQQMSHSENVRPQSYFDPESGQQMLYYPARVPAMLNLPPKLSNKPKANERNKRRSQVMSAMFEGNRQSKMLDVDAKAQERDTTRDSWLPDPLAGHRESFAALSSDGFGNLGQEPETIRSVHSDQDVPPTVQPEANANAPIETLRRPQRLSRNELDKRKSRMSNLPPQLRASAYFDLPDNTQGEIEVKDGSAMATLESILDASANAPVSAFTDHERAGRLGKEVYGKEKKRASVAASTALQPEGDKKHARKRSSFMWLGKRHSHVSDDDKDHKAQSESGLGPVNADTNANEHDGLACSVDGRSDGHSDDEQQAAKEEAEDLSDEEGYNGPPTTLLAELQLRKQQQKERTQRTFPGGMHATLLEMDAVAETQKKARNNKRINLAWEDGQAQAVDEDSDDEDIPLAVIAARNQGAKNVMDLQRPIGLMERREMEENEPLSHRRARLHGQDPRSMVISHRPSMNNLSANHLPTTPHSAHQSVAQLSVQNASTEPDDEFEGETLADRKRRLAAKEEAENLLPKARPVSSAFSVELLNQFEDPEEKKKKEEENKPKSGEEETLGQRRKRLQAEREAREREMSFNQLNASAEEAEAPIPGINGRMHQLSSVLSAHPKRETNQAQEERARMEHERRLLRERDAKMAAYRSQMPQALGGPSNAQSGGYRGGTFNNGLGGQNSQAAMSSPALHTQLFNQPALNHRKSAVFSTYGAPMQQAPYGGSATNLGAMNMGYNGMPNGMSPYNANAMSVYGGGMLQPGMQMPGQGGSTNRIEQWRQGVHP from the coding sequence atgacttctccAAAGGCTACAATATCCAACCGCGGCCAAGAGAACGACGACACCCTTATAGAACCTGTGCTATCGTCTCCTCTTTCGACGCCTCAAACAACAAGTCCTGAGCTGGTCTCGTTTCAGTCGCTGGCCGaccaaacatcaacaccactcAGCATCATGGACGATTCATGCTTTCTCGACATCGACAAGTTCATCGCGAGTGGTCTTGAGTCAAGCAGCGTTTGTAGTGTTGGTCTCGACAAACCTACAGCGTCATCCAGCCAATCGCCGGTGATTACAGCGGGGTCGCCCGCTAGACCCTCGGACCCTAGCACTAAGAGCCAGCGCAACGCAGATCCTCTTGGATGTACAGGGACAGATGCAGATGGCGGCCTCGCCGAGCAGACACGTGCCGCTCATGAGGACAATGTTTCTGGGTCAATCGAGAATGAATCAAAGCTACAACAAACTTCTAATCGGCAATCGTATCGGAGATCCCAAGAATACGACCAAACAAAGCCATCAGAGGCCATTGCGCAGCCAAAAGTCATCTCGCCAGTGGGAGCTGCATCAAATACGACAGGCTTCGCTGCCCAAAATAGCAGCGCCCCATCAAATACCGGCGAGCCCAGTCTTGGTTTCAGGGGCCCTCATTCCGATCAGCACGAGTATCGAATAGACAGTTCGAGCAGAAATCCGCAATACGAGACTGCTCTTGCATCTGGAGGGCCTTTATCGGTGGAAAGGCTCCCTGCGTCAGGGATAGCCACAGCACAGGCACAGGCAAGCAGCCACTGTAGTGCTCCTCAAAGCGCCACCCAGGCCATGTCAAGCACGGCCTCCACTAGCAACAATTCTGTTCCCCCTGGGCATCAAAGACACCGCAACGGTCATTCCTCACACGACTCCCGCGACAACGATTTTGCTCCCTCTCACACAACATCCCTTACTTCTCGAGTCGGTGGCATAAAACTCGATACGAGTTTTGTCAAGCCCACGCCAAGACCCATTGTTCGTACAGCGCCCGACTCACCTTCGCTCAATATCCAACATCCAACTCCCGACATCACCTCCCAGGCTCGATCTGGAGCATACGTCGGGAACATCGCACAACTCGAAGCGACCGCCGAACGATTGTCTATGACCAGTTCTATCGACGATGCGATTCGAGATTTACATACTGAATTAAAGCGATCCGATAGCAGACGTTCTTCCATCCTTGCTGCCAGCGTCAAAGCCTCAGGGTCCATTGATGATTACACCAGTAACCCCGGCTCCGCTATCGAACAACTAAGACGACATCCTTCCATCGCTTCTTCTATCGTTTCTACAAATAACGCCGCACGCCACGGTGGTTATTCTCCTGGTGGATACGTACTTTCGCCTAATCACTCCTTTACCGGACGACTTAGATCAGGATCCAAGAATTCGGCTGGCCGACCAGACTTTGATCTCGATACAGTTTTATCCCGTCACGGCCCAGGCAAAGCATCAGTTAGAAGTGTCCGGTCGACAAAAGTCTCACTTGCCGAAATCTCGGAATCAGAGCCTATTGCACTAACCCAGGACGTCCTCGACATGGCCGACAAAACACTGGTCAAGAACCCTGAGGGTGAATCTCTCCTCCCCGATGAGCTCCGCGATGCCAACATGCCCGCCACCGACGTATTCCAAAATATGATGGGAGACGACGATTTTATGAACTCCAAGAACGAGCACCCGCACCCCGATGCAAGCACTGGTCTTCTTGCCGATCAAGAGTCTAGGGATCCTCAGCGACCTGGAAGTTCACATTCAGATACAACTTTCCAACAATGTCAGGATGCATTTGGCGACTTTGATGGTGTTCACTGGGTGCCTGAACAAGATGACCCTTACTCCCTCCCCGATGACTTAGAGCCCCAACCCCAGCCTCGACCTCGACAGCAACAAATGAGCCATTCCGAAAATGTTCGCCCACAGTCTTACTTTGACCCCGAGTCTGGTCAACAAATGCTGTACTACCCTGCTCGGGTTCCCGCTATGCTCAACCTACCCCCCAAGCTGTCCAATAAACCCAAGGCCAATGAAAGAAATAAGCGACGTTCCCAGGTGATGAGTGCTATGTTTGAAGGCAACAGGCAATCGAAGATGTTGGATGTCGATGCAAAGGCACAAGAGCGCGATACTACGAGAGATTCCTGGCTCCCTGATCCTCTTGCTGGTCATCGAGAATCATTTGCTGCTTTATCTTCAGATGGATTCGGCAATTTGGGCCAGGAGCCAGAGACAATTCGTTCTGTGCACTCGGATCAAGATGTTCCTCCTACTGTGCAACCTGAAGCCAATGCCAATGCTCCGATTGAGACACTGAGGCGCCCTCAACGGTTGTCTCGGAACGAACTTGACAAGCGAAAGTCGCGAATGTCAAACTTGCCTCCTCAACTCAGAGCGAGCGCCTACTTTGATCTCCCCGACAACACTCAAGGAGAGATCGAAGTTAAGGACGGCTCTGCCATGGCCACCCTTGAAAGTATTCTGGATGCTTCGGCAAACGCCCCTGTCAGTGCATTTACCGATCACGAACGCGCCGGCAGACTCGGAAAGGAAGTTTATGGcaaggaaaagaagcgaGCTTCAGTTGCTGCATCCACGGCTCTTCAGCCTGAAGGCGACAAGAAGCATGCCAGAAAGCGATCCTCTTTCATGTGGCTTGGCAAACGTCACAGCCATGTcagtgatgatgacaagGATCACAAGGCACAGTCAGAGTCTGGGCTGGGACCTGTCAACGCTGACACAAATGCGAATGAGCATGACGGATTAGCCTGCAGCGTGGACGGTCGTAGCGATGGCCATAGTGATGATGAGCAACAAGCCGCCAAGGAAGAAGCGGAGGACTtatctgatgaagaaggctACAATGGACCCCCAACAACACTACTGGCTGAGTTGCAGTTGCgaaagcagcagcaaaaagAACGTACTCAGCGAACATTCCCAGGTGGTATGCATGCAACATTGTTGGAAATGGATGCTGTTGCAGAGACTCAGAAAAAGGCAAGAAATAACAAGCGTATCAACCTGGCATGGGAAGATGGCCAGGCacaggctgttgatgaggattccgatgatgaggatattCCTCTGGCTGTCATTGCAGCACGTAACCAAGGTGCAAAGAATGTTATGGATCTTCAACGCCCTATTGGTTTGATGGAGCGTCgtgagatggaagagaacGAACCTCTCAGCCACCGCCGAGCTCGTCTACATGGCCAGGATCCTCGGTCTATGGTAATTAGCCACAGACCTAGCATGAATAACCTCAGCGCCAATCATCTTCCTACGACTCCTCATTCAGCACACCAATCTGTCGCGCAACTTTCGGTACAAAACGCATCGACTGAGCCggatgatgagtttgaagGAGAGACTCTTGCTGATAGAAAGCGACGGCTTGCggccaaggaggaggcagAGAACCTTCTGCCTAAAGCCCGGCCTGTCAGCAGTGCGTTCTCCGTTGAGCTTCTTAATCAATTTGAGGATcctgaagagaagaagaagaaagaggaagagaataAGCCCAAGTCGGGCGAGGAGGAAACACTGGGTCAACGACGAAAACGTCTACAAGCTGAGCGAGAAGCCCGTGAGCGTGAGATGAGTTTCAACCAGCTGAACGCCAGTGCCGAAGAGGCTGAGGCACCGATCCCAGGAATCAACGGGCGCATGCACCAGTTGTCCAGCGTTCTCTCTGCCCATCCTAAAAGGGAGACCAACCAAGCCCAGGAGGAGCGCGCTCGTATGGAACATGAGAGGAGGCTTCTGAGAGAGCGTGACGCTAAGATGGCCGCTTATCGAAGCCAAATGCCGCAGGCTCTCGGTGGTCCTAGCAATGCGCAATCTGGAGGTTACCGTGGAGGTACTTTCAACAATGGTCTTGGTGGCCAGAACTCCCAAGCAGCCATGTCCTCTCCTGCCCTTCATACGCAACTGTTCAATCAACCAGCTCTTAACCACCGGAAGAGTGCTGTGTTCAGTACTTATGGGGCCCCTATGCAGCAAGCCCCATATGGCGGTTCAGCTACGAACCTGGGTGCGATGAACATGGGATACAATGGAATGCCCAACGGCATGAGCCCTTACAACGCTAATGCCATGAGTGTCTATGGTGGAGGCATGTTGCAACCCGGTATGCAAATGCCTGGTCAAGGTGGTTCTACCAACAGAATCGAGCAATGGCGTCAGGGTGTTCACCCATAA